A single window of Oncorhynchus clarkii lewisi isolate Uvic-CL-2024 chromosome 10, UVic_Ocla_1.0, whole genome shotgun sequence DNA harbors:
- the LOC139418894 gene encoding beta-1,4-galactosyltransferase 1-like: MLDSSLNFRLRRKGCTLVVVLGVINLLVALFYFMGYSNGFSPNQHIQTQTRIETDFITVTLPSEDIGHHDLNNSVVTLQTPKLHDIHLPNTTTTTTNNTTTTTTTTTTTTTTTTTTTTTSWKKLEKCPDPSPHLVGPLRVEFSTPVSLDTVRKENPGLQEGGRYKPHDCVALQKVALIIPFRLRDEHLKFWLYYLHPILQRQQLDYGVYVINQDGDNTFNRAKLMNIGYAEALKEYDYDCFVFSDVDLIPMDDRNTYKCFRQPRHLSVSMDKFGFKLPYNQYFGGVSALSKEQFLEINGFPNNYWGWGGEDDDIFNRVSSRGMSISRPDSEVGKCRMIRHERDKLNDPNPQRFDRIQRTRLTMNTDGINSLKYEVVKVEKDPLFTKITVDVGKP, translated from the exons ATGCTCGACTCATCTCTCAACTTTAGGCTGCGGAGGAAAGGCTGCACCTTGGTTGTAGTTTTAGGTGTTATTAATCTCTTAGTGGCTTTATTTTATTTCATGGGTTACTCGAATGGGTTCTCACCAAACCAACATATACAGACACAGACGCGAATTGAAACTGATTTTATTACCGTGACACTTCCATCGGAAGATATTGGACATCACGACCTTAATAACAGCGTTGTAACATTGCAAACTCCGAAGCTTCACGATATACATTTACCCAatacaactactacaacaactaataacactactactactactactactactactactactactactactactactactactacaacaacttcGTGGAAAAAGTTAGAAAAATGTCCTGATCCGTCTCCACATCTTG TTGGGCCTCTCAGGGTTGAGTTCTCTACGCCTGTCAGCTTGGATACAGTGAGGAAGGAGAACCCAGGCCTGCAGGAAGGAGGTCGCTACAAACCACACGACTGTGTCGCCCTCCAAAAGGTTGCTCTCATCATCCCCTTCCGCCTTCGTGACGAGCACCTCAAGTTCTGGCTCTACTACCTCCATCCCATCCTTCAGCGCCAACAGCTGGACTATGGCGTCTACGTCATCAATCAG GATGGAGACAACACGTTCAACAGGGCCAAGCTGATGAACATTGGCTATGCTGAGGCACTGAAAGAGTATGACTACGACTGCTTTGTGTTCAGTGACGTGGACCTCATCCCCATGGATGACCGCAACACCTACAAATGCTTCCGCCAGCCCAGACACCTGTCTGTCTCCATGGACAAGTTTGGCTTCAA GTTGCCCTATAACCAGTACTTTGGCGGTGTCTCAGCGTTAAGTAAGGAGCAGTTCCTGGAAATCAATGGCTTTCCCAACAACTACTGGGGCTGGGGTGGGGAAGATGACGACATTTTCAACAG GGTGAGCTCTAGAGGAATGTCCATCTCTCGTCCAGATAGCGAGGTTGGAAAATGCCGGATGATCCGTCACGAAAGAGACAAACTGAATGACCCAAATCCTCAGAG GTTTGACAGAATACAACGCACAAGACTGACGATGAATACCGATGGTATAAACTCTCTCAAGTACGAAGTCGTCAAAGTGGAAAAGGATCCTCTGTTCACGAAAATCACAGTAGATGTGGGGAAACCTTAG